Part of the Canis aureus isolate CA01 chromosome 3, VMU_Caureus_v.1.0, whole genome shotgun sequence genome, TTCTCATCAATAAAGTAACAGGacttaagcaaaatatttttcaaatttcttagtGCTATAACATTAAAATAAGGAAGACCTATTCCAAAAGCAGAAGGTCATTTTTTGTGATTCAGCTAGCCTTTTATTCAGAAgtcatgttaaatttttttaaagtttttattcaaattctaggtagttaacacacagtgtgatattagtttcaggagtatagTATAGTAAtgcaacacttccatacaatacccagtgctcatcacaacaactgcactccttaatctccattacttatttaacccattcccccacccaatTTCATTCCAATAATTGTTCATcatgaggatgtagaaaaagccCTGGGTTGACATTCAAGAGACTCCAACTCCAGTCGTGGCCTGTGATCTGtgtttaattttctcatctgtaaaataaccCTATCTGTTTCACAGGGAAGTCATAAAATGAGATAtgacacaaaattaaaattttgtaaattatGAAGCACTATAAGTAGGAATTAATAAATTCTACAATGCAACTCAAAGATAGCCCAGGACATATCAATAATTAATCTTCTGCCATTCGTATATATTCTCTCTTCTCATCCATGCAGATATCTTCCTGGACAAAATTATTCTGCATGAAAGCAGTGGTGGAGATGAGTTGCTGGCTAAGTATGTCACATAGGACCTACTCCTGCTGTCTTAGAAACTATCCAACTAAAATCAAGAAGGtcaaataaggggcacctgggtggctcagtggttgagcatctatctgcctttggctcagggcatgatcctggggtcctgagatcaagtccggcatcaggctccctgcagggagcctgcttggccctctgcctatgtctctgcctttctgtgtctctcatgaataaataaataaataaatctttttttaaaaaaaaaaaaaaaggtcaaataaaatggaagagaCTCTACTTTTAATCAATCCAAGGAATCAAACAATTCTATGAGCAAAAAGAAGTAAGATCATTATGACTGGTTCCAGTACTGGTACTAATTACTAAGAACCCATCAATGCCCCTAATGAACCTTTAGGATATAGAATATGAAACAAagatatcatttttatatattgacaaATTTTGATAATAGGTTAGACTCAATAAATAACCTTTCTCTGGGCATTTAGACATGTATCCGGAAAGAATTACAGTAACATTTTGTGGTTTTATGACTAAGAGAATTTGAGCCATTTTTTCCATGCTATTGCTTCAGCCAGACCTCTAAGAATTCCAGacagaatatataattttaaactaatCTCATAGATCCTtgtttcctgaagagcctgtggTAGGCTGAAAAATGACTCCCACGGATATTTACCTCCTAATCCCTGAATACTGGGAATGTTACCTTATATGTCAAAAAGGACTCTGCAGATGTGACTTAATTAAGGATCTGGAGATGGGGAagtatcctggattatccaggtaggcCCTAAATGCAATCAAAGTTGTGCTTATGAAGTAAAAGCAGAGGGAGATTTTTCACAGGAGAAGAGGAGGCAATATGACCACAGAGGTAGAGATTAACGTGATGCAACCACCATCTAAGGCAAATGGTGGCACCGGAAGATGGAAGGGGCAAAGAACAGATTCCCTCTAGAGTTTCCAGAAGGAACTAGGCTCTGCCAACACCTGATTTTGGTCCAGTAACACTAATTCGGATGTCTGATCTCCAGAACTAggagagaatatatttctgttgtaaTGTGTTGCAGTAAGGTCATGAAATTCATACATGGCCCAACACATTCCCACGCATTTCATATTCCTAGGTATAAGCTGTGTATGGACCAAAAAATTAGCAAACTGAGACTGGAGGCAGTATAGGATCTCATCCCACATACAAATGGTGGGGGTATGGAAATGTGAAATGTGAGAAAAAGTCACTTAATTTGAGAAAAAGTGTGCCTCTGTGTAACTTTCTCCCACTTAACCTAGTTATGCCCTATGGCAAAAACAAGTTCCACAGCTAAAAACCTCAGCCCTTCTATCTATAAGCTAACTATACCcccatgtatgtttttaaatctctatcctcttattgtgattttttttagaaagcattCCAGGATATTGCATTTTTGTCTCCTTGTTTATCGTCTTTCTATGAAATGAAATCTAAATCTAATGAAGGAAAGGACTTTGTGTTTTCTGTTCATTCTTTTATCACCTGTAAGACAATATTGTCAGACATGTACTGGgcttagaaatatttgttaaatgaatgacgGAGAGAATGAATACATTAATGAATGTAAGATTTCAAGTCTTTCATCATGGCCATCCTCCTGAGAATACACAAGGGGTCAGTGGCCCTTGAAAACTGGTAACCACTGAATAAATTGCATTTAAACGCAAGTTATCTGATCACTTTAGTACAAATAATGACTAggatttttctcattctaaagaCCAAAGTGCACCTAATATAAACAAGATAACATTAACTTTTTTTACTTATATTGATTTTATTGGCATCAAAACCCCTTAATTTTCTGCAATTAACCACTTTCTCCCTTACTTTCTTCATTTGTGTTGAAAAAACTATGGAATCTTATATTACCCATGTgcattttaatcttcttaaatatATCCATCACTCCAGTTTCCAGAGGTCTTTGTGAATCATGACTTTGTCATCCATTAAATTAACTGTTCTCACAGCTTCACAGATCTGCAAGActgattaaaaatttatttgatattCTCAGGgtactgagtggctcagtcagttaaatgtttgacttctgctcaggtcatgatctcagagtcctgagatcaagccccacatcaagcccagtgtcaggctctggcACTCAGTCgagggtctgcttgtccctctccctttccttctgctcctcctgctgctcgtgttctctctctcaaataaatatataaaatatttttaaaaccttctttGATGTTCTCATTTAAGTCATTGACAAAAACCCCAAATGCTAAATCTTATGCTTGATTCTCAGCTGCTTTATGCACATACCTCCCAAGGGAGAGTTCTATTTTCCAGAGTAGAGTGATCTGGAGGTTTCTAATGCCTGGAAGGTTTCTAATGCCTGTCCCAATGCAAGAAATCACCAGGGAGACTGTGTTTCTGTTCTCTGAGAAGGTTGAGTCCCTGAACCAAACGGAAATGTTGGACATAGCCAAAATCACAGGATCAAAATCTAGGACTCATAGAGAGGGTAGGAAAAAGCGATAGAATTTAGGGAGAAATAAATACCATtgtcattataattattatcctAATACAGTGCTAAAAATTAGTTCAGCTCTCCAAATTAGAGCCATACTCTCCTAGACTGTGTGCCAGATAGTCATAGTCTAAGAAATGGCCTTCAAGAGAGGCAATGTGGGACTTCAAGATAGTTACTATTGATCTGTACTGAATGTATATATGTTGTTAAGACTAAGATAATGACATCTCTTCCCCTAATCTTCACCCTAAACTagtctcccctttctttctctccctcctcaccaCCCCACCATCCTCTACACACACCACAATCCAGCTACAAGTTGTTCTTCACCCTGAGTACTACAGCCCTCACAGCTCTGTCTTGATATTTTCAACATCTCACTATAAAGCCCTATGGGCTGAAAACAATCCCTTCTCTGagtaaatttaaatacaaacttctctctttttagaatattttatttcaattaaatttaattaacatatactgtattattagtttccgaggtagaatttagtgattcatcagttgcatacaacactcagtgctcattccttcaagtgccctccctaTGCCCATCAGCCAGTTCCCCCCATCCCTCcgttcccctcccctccagcaaccctcagtttgtttcctctagttaagagtctctcataagGATTGtgtccctctctgttttcatcttattttattttctttcctttcccctatgttcatctggaagaaaaaaagaaagaaagagagaaagagagagagaaagaaagaaaggaagagggaaagaaagacactTCTCCTCCTGCTCTCCAGTAATTTTTAATCAATTAACATCACACTTCTTCAAATACAACCTTAACTCACTCTATTGTTATTATGaactttcaaaattaatattgaaaatagTATTAATAATTACTACCTTCAAGATACtctcttttattttgatttgttctCCCTCTTCTGTCAAATTTTGTTCCTCTAATACACACAAAATCTCCAAGGATTAAATTGACTAcaaaaaaattgtattgtttAATCATCTCTAAAAATGCTTCAATTATTCTCAAgtataaaatgtttgttttgtaaataatgGTAAATTTTACCACTGGAAGAGAGAAATTAGATGGAGCCCATGACCACTTTTCATCtggttcatttttctcttgctccctctgagAATGCCCTTTGTCAGCATGACTACCTTCCCCCAACCACCTTTCTCAGTGCATTCTTCACATCTTTATTCCTCAGGCTGTAGATCATGGGATTCAGCATGGGGATCACAGTGGTGTAGAACACTGAGGACACCTTCTCCTCTTCCATAGTATTGCTAGAAGGGGGCTTGAAATACATGAATGTGATAGACCCAAAAAAGATCCCCACAGCCATGATATGGGAGCTACAAGTGCCAAAGGCTTTGGACCGTCCCTCAGCAGAGCGAATACGGAGGATGCTGGAAAGAATGAAAGCATAAGAGATGAATACAGCCAGTGTAGGTGCTAAGGTATTAACTCCTCCAATAATAAACAACAATGTCTCATTGATGTGGGTGCTGGAACAAGAGAGAGTCAATAAGGGGAGAATATCACAAAAATAATGACTGACAACATGAGACCCACAGAAGGACAACACTGACATGTGGGTAGTATGGACAGTAGCCCCAAACAAACCCAGTGAATATACCACAGCCATAATTATGGAGCAGACCCTATGGGACATGATAACATTGTAAAGCAGTGGGCTACAGATGGCTACATAACGGTCATACGCCATGGCGGTCAGAAGGTAGCCTTCTGCAATtacaaaaataaggaagaagtaaagctgaGTCATGCACGCCAGAAAGGAGATAATGTTCTTCTCTGACACAAAGTTCATCAGCATTTTTGGCGTAATGACAGAGGAGTAACAGAGATCAATGAATGACAAATGACCAAGAAAATAATACATTGGAGAGTGAAGTTGAGAACTGATAGCAATTAAGAGGATCATGCCCAGGTTCCCCACCACTGTGACCACATACACTCCAAGGAATAGTAGGAAAAGTGGAAATTGAAGCTCTGGGCATTTTGTTAACCCCTCAAGGATAAATTCAGTCACAAAGGAATGATTGGAAGTAGCCATTTCTTAGAAGATATTATCTgtagaaagaaataagagaaaataggtgcattagagggtttttttttctgattcccgAATCCAAATGATATACTATGTCTTGAACGGTTCCATCCCTCATCTGCCTCAAGACTTGATCCTTTCCAAGGATTTAAAAGGTCAAGGACAAAGACCGTAAGTGTAACCCAGAGTCTTGTTTCCACCCACCATTCTCAAATGCTCCTAAGTcagaaacttttcattttgcaCCCAGGCTTAAGTCCCTAACAGCCTCAATTTCAAAGAAAGCACAAACTTTCAAAACCTAATTACTTTttcattaatatcattaaaaGAAGATTGTTCATCCTCTTTCTCTGAGCATATATTAACAGAAACTCCAGTCTTGGTTGCAACATGGCTTTGAGGCAAGCTCTGATGATGAAAAAGTAGTCTGTTTCAATTTTTCAACCCATCTATATGTATCAACATGATGAGTATTCTCTAAAACTGAGAACTTAGAAATGTAAAAAGCTGTTATAGCGATGATGTAGACAAAAGGCAAAATTGTAGAAATAGCTCTAATCAGTTCAGAACCTGGTTCTCCCACTCTGTGCAATGGATGGAAAACTTCAATTAGCCAGTAAATTCCTTTCAATGTAGATGAAGTTGACAGAAACATGGGGCCAaaggctattctttttttttttttaagattttatttatttattcatgagagacacaaagagagaggctgagatataggcagagggagaagcagattccctgaggggaaccagatgtgggacttgggatcatgacctgagccaaaagcagatgctcaaccgctaaacTATTCAGGTGGCCCCCAAAGGCTATtgttagactatattttaaacctttcatgttcaagaaagagcaaagaaaattggCTTTCACATGTAGTTCCTAAATGATCAATGAAatgctgcctccctccctcctctttcctgttGTCCATAATTAAAAGCCAAACTCTCACTGGCCTTTCTCTAAAAACTACAGCTCAGAACTGGAGGATCTCTCATTCCTGGACTTAGTTTTCCCTAAAGTGAAAGCAGAGGATCCAGGGAAAAGGATTTCCTGCTTTCATGTGATATGTTCTTATTATCTGAGGAATCAAGTTTGATCATTTTTCACTGAGGCATGTTGAATGGTACAAAATGTTTCCTTAATTCATGATACTCAAGAGAGATTATATGCAGTATCTAGACCTTGATATGACTTTAAATTCcaatttctaaaatgagaaaaaatatcaatagaacagggctgctgggtggctcagttaattaagcctctgacttcagctcgggtcatggtttcagggtcctgggatcgggccctgcATCGGGCTGGCtctcagctgagagtctgcttttccctctccttctgtccctctccctgttcatactctctctctctttttcaaataaataactaaaatcttaaaaaaatatatatcaatagaGAAAAACTCCAGAGTGATAtatagtttgctttttattttgtgt contains:
- the LOC144305857 gene encoding olfactory receptor 8D2-like → MATSNHSFVTEFILEGLTKCPELQFPLFLLFLGVYVVTVVGNLGMILLIAISSQLHSPMYYFLGHLSFIDLCYSSVITPKMLMNFVSEKNIISFLACMTQLYFFLIFVIAEGYLLTAMAYDRYVAICSPLLYNVIMSHRVCSIIMAVVYSLGLFGATVHTTHMSVLSFCGSHVVSHYFCDILPLLTLSCSSTHINETLLFIIGGVNTLAPTLAVFISYAFILSSILRIRSAEGRSKAFGTCSSHIMAVGIFFGSITFMYFKPPSSNTMEEEKVSSVFYTTVIPMLNPMIYSLRNKDVKNALRKVVGGR